Genomic segment of Primulina tabacum isolate GXHZ01 chromosome 11, ASM2559414v2, whole genome shotgun sequence:
GAAACTTTAGAAAACTTGTTTATTATTGGATTAGAGTTCTTCAAATTACGGATAATTcgacaaatatttttataacttataaactttaaaaaaaattgggtaaaataaaattaggtaaaaaattTAAACACGGATTTTAGAGAATTTCTGTTTCTGGGATTCAATGATATGGTTGAGTTCTACTTGGAATGGACCCATTTCCAACCCCACTGAGAATTGATGTTCTCCTGTGTATTCAACTTTTTGTAAAAAGTCTAAAAGTTATAAATCGCCCTAAAAAATCTAATATATCTTTAAAAAATCAGTCACATTTCACCACTATGTTATAAAACTCGGGCATATTTACTCTCCTCTGGTATGGtgtttgagtaggtctcttgtgagatggtctcacaaatctgtatctgtgagatgggtcaaccctaccgatattcataataaaaagtaatactttttcatggatgacccaaataagagatacgtctcataaaatacgacatgtaagacattctcacaaataaaaattcgtgagaccgtttcacatgAGACCTgctcatttttgtgttttgaaTTCTTGTGAGGATTTTATAAACACTTGCTTGCTTTTTACACAGGccttaatttagtttataatataTTCGCAATTTTATTACTTGCAACTTTCTCCCGTGACCCAAAAAtcgtgtattttaaaatttcaatatataaaTATCCTTTATATTGACAATCATGGATTCCTTGGGGAAAAGTCCAAACCCTTGAGAATTGAATTTATATTGTAAATATGCATAAATACAATAATTTTCTGGGGCCTAATCGACTAGGACAAACGATTTTTATTTcctcaaataaaataaaataaaattttaaatattgtaaAATCTATAAATCATTATTCTCATCTTATCCACATTTTTATAAATCTTCTTTTGATATTTGTGTTAATAGTGTCAGTCTTTGTCATATTACGCGTGTTAcacttaatattattttaaataaaacaaaaattaatgtttttttgaaataataaatttaccAACTTGATaaacaaaaatgttatttttattattttgtaaattttaaaataaataatatcatTACTAATATATTggtaataataaattaacaaaaaaatagtAATAGTCAAAAGGATGATAAGGatttaaattatgaaatatagtagtaataataataatttttaaaaataattaataaatgatCATATTAATGAATTACCATATAAATAAGATTATAATAATAACTAAATCATAGAacaatttgattattttaaaattatttacatataaaaaattaaattcattGATTAGAAATATAACTCacaataaattgaaagatgtGTATTCTaattagagtaggtctcttgtgacacggtctcacgaatctttatctgtgagacggattaaccatatcgatattcacaataaaaagtaatacttttaacataaaaagtaatacttttcatggatgacccaaataagagatctttCTCACAATTACGACCCGTAagatcgtttcacacaagtCACTGTCTTCTGATTATTATAAAATTCGAATTATGAACGAAATAAAAATGCAAAAATAACTAAAGATCTATACCATACACGTAATTATCGTAGATTTTATAGGTATTTTGTTTCTCGAAGACGAAACTAAGATTTTGACGTGAGATTGATGGATTGGAGAAGATGTCTCCTATTTGTTAAAGATAAATCAAATTAAAGTGAATtttaattagttttttttttttgttattaattCACGCGATTTCGATAATTATcgttataaattttaattttaaaaaaatgagcgATGAGCTTTATTTGAAGTACGGAACCCCTCCTCATACACGGACTAAGTGACAAGTAATATCCACGTCATAGGTTTCCGGGGCCCACTTGTGCTGTCCCTCTTTCCGCTACACacacattatcattcatctttTTCTCTATTGTGGATAACAATTTTTGGATGTAAATAAATaacttttttaattatttttttgataatttatgCCCCTTTTATTATCtttgtgttattattatttttatataaaaaataataatatttagggAAAGGGAAAAATGCAATTATACCACTAAAATCTCTCTTTAAAAGAAATGTATATATAATTCCATTTAAAATCGGGAAACATGAAAACGACGCCGTCTCAGGACAACACGCCTTTCCCACGGCCGACAGCAGCGAGGTTCACACCTAATCCACACACACATGTAATATGTGGAAACACGTATTAGAGACGAAGGCATGTATCTATAGATATATCCGTTTTTTCACTCACGCCGATACACCACACACTGATCGCCACTTCCGCCATGCGCCGCCACAACAAACCCAGGCCTATCCTTACTGGTCTACTCTTTCTGATTCTCTGCGGCCTAGCATGCGGCCGTTTGATTTCCGATGGATCGGATCTCACGTCGGATGGGGTGAATAGCAACAAGGTCCCGCGCTTCATTCGCCTATACGCGGCGGCGGAGACCTGCGAGCAGACCTACGGATTCATGCCTTGCACCTCTACTGCTCTGGGAAATCTGTTCCTCATTTTAGTTTACGGATACCTTATGTTCCTCGCCGCAACATATCTTTCGTCTGGGAGTGAGCTTTTGCTTGAGATCCTCGGCCCTGGATTAATAGGCGGTCTACTCCTCCCCATTCTCGGAGCTCTTCCGGATGCCCTGCTTATTCTTGGTAGGTGTTAGAAGTATTTACGATTATTTTGGCTActtttctttgatttttttttgttttatcttGTCACGTTTAAAGTTCGCTGTAGATCTTATTTACTTAAtgattttcttttctctttttttttgagGGGGTCGGCGCCGCCACAGTTTTCCACTCTCTAGAGAGGAGACATTGAGAATGAAGTAGATAGGACCCAAAAGAACCAAATCGTTCATTAGTTATTCGGAGTTTGGCTAGATAAAGAACTCATTTCAGTTAGTTTGTTAATCATATAAAGCCAAAGTTCGAATCGAACTCGACAATTTAATCAAACCAAGTTCAAGTCTAAGGATATTCGGTTCGTGAGTTTGCAAACATGCTCGTTAATAGGCTCGAGAGTTCGAGTTCGGCTtgtttaggtggctcgtaagctCGAGCTTTAGCTTGGCTCGTTTTGATTATTTATGAATGTATATAACCTTTTATAtctgatttaaaattaattcatagatatatttaatttttaacaagttCGAATCAAGCTTAAACTCGATTGTATGTTTTACGGGCTCGAAAACGGGCCGAGCTCAAGTTAGGTTTGTTAAACAgataaacgagctattaatgaatcaagctcgagcccagcttgattaacatgataaatGAGTTTTTAAGGAGTTGAGCTCGAGCTTTTCACAAGTTTAGTAATTTCAAGACAAATCGAGCTCGACCTTGTTGATGAAACCTCGAATCGAACCCGACTCTCTATTAATCTTAAACGAGCCAAGCTCCAGCTTGATGTTGTTTGGCTTGATTTGGATAATTACATCTCTAGAAGTAGACACGAGATTACTGACCTTTCAGAAGCAGTAGAGGAATAATTTTACCATAGTTTTGCCAATTATTATCTCATTGTATGAAATGGATGTTCATTTTGGCTCTTGACTTCTGTCCTCCATTTTTACTGTTTCTTTTCTCGTTAGTTAATTTCTTTTAACCAGGTGATTTTGTTTAGATATGGTTgaatagtagaaataaaagcCATAATGGATAACAAATGCTCCAGTAGGGTATTAAAGGTGTACATATcttaaaagattttgaaaaatttacGAACTAACGTACTATACATTTTGTGTTTACCATAAAGTAGTGAAAAATTAGTtgtttttttccttctttttttttggTTGGGTCACAATTTACTGGATAACCAATCCGCTTGTTGAAATATGTTGAGCGTGTGAAATTTCTTTTGGTCTTTATAATAatggaattttttatgtttaacaAGTAAAACTATGTAAGGTTTTCAAGGGAATTTGATGTTTGGTAATACAAGTGAATATTCTATTATATAGGCAAAGAATGTGAAATAAATCATAGCAAGTGACTATCTTATCAGCTTGGATTTGGAGATATGAAATCtatttttacaattttggtGATTACTTCCATACTGCCATATTGGTGTTATGTTCTCCTTTTGCTTCAACCTGGCTACGACTACCTTTTTATAAGGACGAATTCATTGCGAAACAATTAATGTTGCTGCATATGCTTATTTCTTGTttattattttggtttcagtATCTGGGCTGTCTGGAAGCACAGAAACTGCACAAAGCCAGGTCTCGATTGGGATGGGACTGCTTGCTGGATCGACAGTCATGCTTCTTACCTTAATTTGGGGTGCCTGCGTTGTCTTTGGAAAATCTGATATAGAAAATTCTGTTGCCGTTGACTCAAAAGATACAAAGGGCTTCAGTTTAACTGGTTCGTTTTCAGCTTTGCCTCCGAggcttcaattttttttatctgcGTATGAGATGGCGACAGTAACCAATCTGAATGTGTTTGATGGAAAAACACCACTTTTTGTACGGTTGATCGACTTGTAACCTTCATGAGTAAATTATCGTTCGAGCCAAATTCTTTACTTCGAATTTTCTGGTAAAAAAGAAGATGAAATTGCCGATTATTTGGTTTACTTGAGGCATTTCAGTCCTCCTTCTACATGATTATCATCCTCATGCCTTTAGTTGCTTccattttcttctctttttatcTTCAGCCGTTTATCCTTTAGATAGGACATTTAATTGAAAAGTAGGTTTTATTGCATGCACCTGATTCCCTAATTTGTTCTCGCTGTGACGCCTCTGTGTTCTTGTATAATGGGATGTCATGATTATTGATCAACtgtgtattgatattttgataaAGTATCCTCTTCATTTACCTTTAATTATTTGTTTGTGACATAAAAAGTACATGCTTAAACTTATGGCGTGGTAAATTATTTTTCCCTTACATGATGCAGGCTCTGGCATTAGTACGGATATCTGGACAAGCTATGCCGGCATTGTCATGGCTTTATCTGTGGTCCCATTCGTGATTGTCCAATTTCCACGAATATTCCATTCAAATTCCGGAAAGCACTTGGCTGTCTTGATTGGTTTGATTGTATCTATTTCATTTCTGATTTCCTATTGCCTTTACCAGGTATTTGCTTTTATCTGCTTTTATAATGTATATTTACCTTTATATGCTCGCATGCTTGTATGCCTGAAAATGTTTTAACCTTTTTTTCCTCTGCTTATCAATGCATTTTGCCAATATGCGTGATCATAGTCGAAACCACATGTTTAATATTGGCTCGGGGGTGGGTGTCGTGGCGCGGGGGACGGACCACTCTCAGATTTAATTTTTCCATATCTACTTTATaagttttgaaaaaataatgaaaatgggGCTGAATCAATATTGAACCCACTCTGAGGTAATTATAGTTTTTGCATGAAAGGGTTCAATATCCCAATAATTAGGATAGATTTATGTCATGCATATAATGTTTTTGATAAATCATGTCAATTGCTAATCATTTACACCCAAATTCGAACAAGGATTTACTTATTATTATTGGAGTGCCTTTACTTTATTGGCAATGCTTTGATTTCCTAAACATGTCTAATTTTGTTCTTATGAAATTGATGTGATGATTCCTTGCACTTTAGCTGTGATTTTGCAAATTTGAAAGGAAGCAGAAGTTAACGAATCAGTTGAGAAGAAGTATATTCATTGCACCTCAAACAATGCAGGAAGTTTTCAATATTTTACGAGCACAAACCTTGTCAAAAATTGTAGTgaattttaacaaaatatatttttgttcaACATAATATGACTTGAAAAAAATTGATTCCCCAAACATGGGGCCCTGCTCCGCTCTTGCATGTTATGGTGCACAGCGTTGCAGATGGAGGGTAGTAATGCAACCGGGATCAATGACATATCAAGAAATAGTATGGCTACCTGTATTAGCGTGAAGTTTTAGATGTAATTTTAAACTGGTTAATTGACTGATGAGCAATCttctcatttttttaaaaaagaaaactcttgattatttatatatttattttgtaatcaGTCAACATTCTGATAGAACTTCTCATGCAGGTATTCCAACCAACGGTTCAGAGGAGGCGACTTGCTTATGCAAAGCATAAACATGTCATATCAGGAATCTTGCAGCATTTGAAAATGCATTCCTTGGGGAAGCTTTGCACAGAAGACGGGAGACCTGATGAAGAAATATTGGAAAAGTAAGCTTTATGATGTGTGCTTGCTGTGATGTTATTTCTATTCTGCCTTTCCCATTGATGTATCGGAACCTCGTTTATTGTGGCAGGTTATTTAAGTCGATTGATGATAATGATGATGGACTTCTTCAGAGGTCCGAAGTAAAAGCTCTAATTCTTGGAATCCGGTTTAATGATATTAATTTGGACGAGGAAGATGCTGTGGAGAAAGTTATGAATGATTTCAACGTCACGA
This window contains:
- the LOC142518107 gene encoding sodium/calcium exchanger NCL-like; protein product: MRRHNKPRPILTGLLFLILCGLACGRLISDGSDLTSDGVNSNKVPRFIRLYAAAETCEQTYGFMPCTSTALGNLFLILVYGYLMFLAATYLSSGSELLLEILGPGLIGGLLLPILGALPDALLILVSGLSGSTETAQSQVSIGMGLLAGSTVMLLTLIWGACVVFGKSDIENSVAVDSKDTKGFSLTGSGISTDIWTSYAGIVMALSVVPFVIVQFPRIFHSNSGKHLAVLIGLIVSISFLISYCLYQVFQPTVQRRRLAYAKHKHVISGILQHLKMHSLGKLCTEDGRPDEEILEKLFKSIDDNDDGLLQRSEVKALILGIRFNDINLDEEDAVEKVMNDFNVTNDSVIDYTEFKSGVARWLEVARGGGSVNHSSSMKYIDNFHQLTRREYDLLGDLSDEVVEGVDNARSSTIKAVLLLLLGTAIAAVFADPLVDAVDNFSSATSIPTFFISFIALPFATNSSEAVSAIIFSSRKKFRSTSLSFSEIYGAVTMNNVLCLSVFLAIVYVRGLEWDFSSEVLVILIVCLVMGFFASIRTTFPLWTSILAFLLYPFSLALVYVLDYVFGWS